From a region of the Actinomadura luzonensis genome:
- a CDS encoding polysaccharide lyase 8 family protein → MRRRSFLRAGGVTAAGLAGALTPAGLARTPNNSFVRLRRRWRELAAGAGHPPHAAALAALGRAAARHRDTMAAGPSRLWPDQPFPSFAATPRRLRTMALGYALPGTGLTGDPALGRAVAAGIDHYRRHVYAAGAAATGNWWHWQIGVPKALLDASVLVEPHLGDREGAALAAAVDHFVPERRLGPYSGTSTAANRVDLCLVMLLRAMLDADHGRADLAVAALRPVFGYVGDGDGFYRDGSFIQHTHVPYQGGYGVTLLSGAATILALLRGSPWEVTYPLLFEAVERSFAPFVRDGACMDLVRGRGVGRRPFGDHERGHELAAAILLLAEVAPAAARARWHALVKGWAARGRRPERLEPAARARLAAVVADPSVPAAPEPVGHRLLPMSARAVHRRPGWCAALSMASDRVARYEHGNGENLRGWHTGSGMLYWWAGGHADQYSDSFWPTVDPYRLPGTTVSAKRLPDGAGGAWGDTCTPWRWVGGATDGTYAAVGQHLSGLESTLEAFTSWFFLDDAVVCLGAGITARDGAPVETVVDNRRTVPLTTDAPLTTDAPLTTGEGWAHLAGHGGYLVPGQPLRTLRERRPGGGVTRDYVTLWLDHGIDPRAAGYHYVLLPGATRERTAARAADPSWLRVLANTTAAQAVHVPASGLTAACFWLAGAAGGLTASAPCAVLAREHDDGTATLTVSDPRRDLDELSLTWDRPITALLAGDALLTGSTLVLRGLGGLEGGSVTVTVRLRGAP, encoded by the coding sequence GTGCGGCGGAGATCGTTCCTGCGGGCCGGCGGGGTCACGGCGGCCGGGCTGGCCGGCGCGCTGACGCCGGCCGGGCTCGCGCGCACGCCCAACAACTCCTTCGTCCGGCTGCGCCGCCGCTGGCGCGAGCTGGCCGCGGGCGCCGGCCACCCGCCGCACGCGGCCGCCCTCGCCGCCCTCGGCCGGGCCGCCGCCCGCCACCGGGACACCATGGCCGCCGGCCCTTCCCGCCTGTGGCCGGACCAGCCGTTCCCGTCCTTCGCCGCCACGCCGCGCCGGCTCCGCACGATGGCGCTCGGGTACGCGCTCCCCGGCACCGGCCTGACCGGCGACCCCGCGCTGGGCCGGGCGGTGGCCGCCGGGATCGACCACTACCGGCGGCACGTGTACGCGGCCGGCGCCGCGGCCACGGGCAACTGGTGGCACTGGCAGATCGGCGTGCCGAAAGCGCTGCTGGACGCGTCCGTGCTGGTCGAGCCGCATCTCGGCGACCGCGAGGGCGCGGCGCTCGCCGCGGCCGTCGACCACTTCGTCCCCGAGCGGCGGCTCGGCCCCTACAGCGGCACCAGCACCGCCGCCAACCGGGTGGATCTGTGCCTGGTCATGCTGCTGCGGGCCATGCTGGACGCCGACCACGGCCGCGCCGACCTCGCCGTGGCCGCGCTGCGACCGGTGTTCGGGTACGTCGGCGACGGCGACGGCTTCTACCGCGACGGCTCCTTCATCCAGCACACGCACGTCCCCTACCAGGGCGGTTACGGCGTGACGCTGCTGTCGGGGGCCGCCACGATCCTCGCGCTGCTGCGCGGCTCGCCGTGGGAGGTGACGTACCCGCTGCTGTTCGAGGCGGTGGAGCGGTCGTTCGCGCCGTTCGTGCGCGACGGGGCCTGCATGGACCTCGTGCGCGGGCGCGGCGTCGGCCGCCGCCCCTTCGGCGACCACGAGCGCGGCCACGAGCTCGCCGCCGCGATCCTGCTGCTGGCCGAGGTGGCCCCGGCCGCCGCCCGGGCCCGCTGGCACGCGCTGGTGAAGGGGTGGGCGGCGCGCGGCCGGCGTCCCGAGCGGCTGGAGCCCGCGGCGCGCGCCCGGCTGGCGGCGGTCGTGGCGGACCCGTCCGTGCCCGCCGCGCCCGAGCCGGTCGGGCACCGGCTGCTGCCGATGAGCGCCCGGGCCGTGCACCGGAGGCCCGGCTGGTGCGCCGCCCTCAGCATGGCCTCCGACCGCGTCGCCCGCTACGAGCACGGCAACGGCGAGAACCTGCGCGGCTGGCACACCGGCTCCGGCATGCTCTACTGGTGGGCCGGCGGCCACGCCGACCAGTACTCCGACTCCTTCTGGCCCACCGTCGACCCCTACCGCCTGCCCGGCACCACGGTCTCGGCCAAGCGGCTGCCGGACGGCGCGGGCGGGGCCTGGGGCGACACCTGCACGCCCTGGCGGTGGGTCGGCGGGGCGACGGACGGCACGTACGCGGCCGTCGGCCAGCACCTGAGCGGTCTCGAAAGCACCCTGGAGGCGTTCACGTCGTGGTTCTTCCTCGACGACGCCGTGGTCTGCCTGGGCGCCGGCATCACGGCGCGGGACGGCGCGCCGGTCGAGACGGTCGTCGACAACCGCCGGACCGTCCCGCTCACCACCGATGCCCCGCTCACCACCGATGCCCCGCTCACCACCGGCGAGGGCTGGGCGCACCTGGCGGGCCACGGCGGCTACCTGGTGCCGGGGCAGCCGCTGCGCACGCTGCGCGAACGCCGCCCGGGCGGCGGGGTCACCCGCGACTACGTGACGCTGTGGCTGGACCACGGCATCGACCCGCGCGCGGCCGGCTACCACTACGTCCTGCTGCCCGGCGCGACCCGGGAGCGGACCGCGGCCCGCGCCGCCGACCCCTCCTGGCTGCGGGTGCTCGCCAACACCACGGCCGCGCAGGCCGTGCACGTGCCGGCGTCCGGCCTCACGGCCGCCTGCTTCTGGCTCGCCGGGGCGGCGGGCGGCCTGACCGCCTCCGCGCCGTGCGCGGTCCTCGCCCGCGAGCACGACGACGGCACCGCCACGCTGACCGTGTCCGACCCGCGCCGCGACCTGGACGAGCTGTCGCTCACCTGGGACCGCCCGATCACCGCGCTGCTCGCCGGCGACGCCCTGCTGACCGGCTCCACCCTGGTCCTCCGCGGGCTGGGCGGGCTGGAGGGCGGCTCGGTCACGGTCACCGTGCGGCTGCGAGGCGCGCCCTGA
- a CDS encoding VOC family protein — MAQKITTFLWFDNQAEEAAAFYTSLFAGSRIVSVQRPPGAEVAMTVEFELAGQRYLALNGGPEHSFTEAVSLFVDCESQEEVDELWARLTADGGEEGPCGWLKDRWGLSWQIIPRGLPELLGDPDPERARRAMKAMRSMSRIDLRAMEEAADGR; from the coding sequence GTGGCGCAGAAGATCACAACGTTCCTGTGGTTCGACAACCAGGCCGAGGAGGCCGCGGCCTTCTACACCTCGCTGTTCGCCGGCTCGCGGATCGTGAGCGTCCAGCGTCCCCCGGGGGCGGAGGTGGCGATGACGGTCGAGTTCGAGCTGGCCGGGCAGCGGTACCTCGCGCTGAACGGCGGGCCCGAGCACAGCTTCACCGAGGCGGTCTCGCTGTTCGTCGACTGCGAGTCGCAGGAGGAGGTGGACGAGCTGTGGGCCAGGCTCACCGCGGACGGCGGCGAGGAGGGGCCGTGCGGCTGGCTCAAGGACCGGTGGGGGCTGTCCTGGCAGATCATCCCGCGCGGCCTCCCCGAGCTGCTGGGCGACCCCGACCCGGAGCGGGCGCGGCGCGCGATGAAGGCGATGCGGAGCATGAGCAGGATCGACCTCCGCGCCATGGAGGAGGCGGCCGACGGCAGGTGA
- a CDS encoding patatin-like phospholipase family protein, which translates to MSGKALVLGGGGVAGIAWATGVVAALEDAGVRLLDADRVVGTSAGSAVAAQITSGLPMADLLARQTDPARQTPELPGGVDMAELWARLQAAYESSPDPAEQRRKVGELALSAATVSEAERRAVIEARLPVHAWPERDLVITAVDARTGEPRLFTRGSGVGLVDAVAASCAVPGVWPCVRIGGVPYMDGGVRSSTNADLAAGFDPVLVIAPMPDLGVPSWAALDGAVEVIGPDEAAQAAFGADPLAPESRTPSAEAGYAQGAAVAGKVAAFWK; encoded by the coding sequence ATGAGCGGTAAAGCACTGGTGCTGGGCGGGGGCGGGGTGGCCGGGATCGCGTGGGCGACCGGCGTGGTGGCGGCGCTGGAGGACGCCGGCGTGCGCCTGCTGGACGCCGACCGCGTCGTGGGCACGTCGGCGGGCTCGGCGGTGGCCGCCCAGATCACCAGCGGCCTGCCCATGGCCGACCTGCTGGCGCGGCAGACCGACCCGGCGCGGCAGACGCCGGAGCTGCCCGGCGGCGTGGACATGGCGGAGCTGTGGGCCCGGCTGCAGGCCGCCTACGAGAGCTCGCCCGACCCCGCCGAGCAGCGGCGCAAGGTCGGGGAGCTGGCGCTGTCGGCCGCCACGGTGAGCGAGGCCGAGCGGCGCGCGGTGATCGAGGCCCGGCTGCCGGTGCACGCCTGGCCGGAGCGCGACCTGGTGATCACGGCGGTGGACGCGCGCACCGGGGAGCCCCGGCTGTTCACACGGGGGTCGGGGGTCGGGCTGGTGGACGCGGTGGCGGCCAGCTGCGCGGTGCCGGGCGTGTGGCCGTGCGTGCGGATCGGCGGGGTGCCGTACATGGACGGCGGGGTGCGGTCCAGCACGAACGCCGACCTCGCGGCGGGCTTCGACCCGGTGCTGGTGATCGCGCCGATGCCCGACCTCGGCGTGCCGTCCTGGGCGGCGCTCGACGGGGCGGTCGAGGTGATCGGGCCGGACGAGGCCGCGCAGGCCGCGTTCGGCGCCGACCCCCTCGCCCCCGAGTCCCGTACGCCGAGCGCCGAGGCGGGCTACGCCCAGGGCGCGGCCGTGGCGGGCAAGGTGGCGGCGTTCTGGAAGTGA
- a CDS encoding ATP-binding protein has protein sequence MTTTLRSPRRRGTQYVWPLREDARTVGHARSVIRDRLAALDLHPDLVHDAVLMVSELVTNAFMYGDAPYELLLHVDAKDIMCVVVDGSPVPPAPSPPNLAAEHGRGLRIVARLSDGFYGCHPQRYATRPDLVGKGTWFALSRRGPACAVVPIRPGT, from the coding sequence ATGACGACCACCCTGCGATCGCCCCGCCGCCGCGGGACGCAGTACGTGTGGCCGCTGCGGGAGGATGCCCGGACGGTCGGTCACGCGCGCTCGGTCATCCGCGACCGGCTGGCGGCCCTCGACCTGCACCCGGACCTCGTCCACGACGCCGTGCTCATGGTGAGCGAGCTGGTCACCAACGCTTTCATGTACGGCGACGCCCCCTACGAGCTGCTGCTGCACGTGGACGCCAAGGACATCATGTGCGTGGTCGTGGACGGCAGCCCCGTCCCGCCCGCCCCGTCGCCTCCCAATCTCGCGGCCGAGCACGGGCGCGGGCTGCGCATCGTGGCCCGGCTCTCCGACGGCTTCTACGGCTGTCATCCCCAGCGGTACGCCACCCGTCCGGACCTGGTGGGCAAGGGCACCTGGTTCGCTCTGTCCCGGAGGGGCCCGGCCTGCGCCGTCGTCCCGATCAGACCCGGAACATAA
- a CDS encoding Lrp/AsnC family transcriptional regulator, with protein sequence MENIVLDEVDRGLLHALQVDGRAPFSRIGEVLGVSDQRVARRYRRLRSTGMLRVVGVVDGRRLGYESWALRLRCTPDAAASIAEALGRRSDTFWVHLLSGGTEISCGALQRTAAERQALLLNKLARTNRVLSVTAHRTLHTFVGGRVGWAGLAALSADQVAHLEAGRGYARHAATDEPITLGPGDDALLQALSRDGRAAHADLAAATGWSESTVRRRMEHLCAAGALFFDMDVLPTLLGYQVEAQLWMSVPPAELDATGHALARHPEVAFAGAATGPHNLAASIVCRDDAAFYRYLTEDLGALPAIRQIETAPIIRTIKRAGAQLPL encoded by the coding sequence GTGGAAAACATCGTGCTGGACGAGGTGGACCGCGGGCTGCTGCACGCGCTCCAGGTGGACGGGCGGGCCCCCTTCAGCCGGATCGGCGAGGTGCTGGGCGTGTCCGACCAGCGGGTGGCGCGCCGCTATCGGCGGCTGCGCTCGACCGGGATGTTGCGGGTCGTCGGCGTGGTGGACGGGCGGCGGCTCGGCTACGAGTCGTGGGCCCTGCGGCTGCGGTGCACGCCCGACGCCGCCGCCTCGATCGCCGAGGCGCTGGGGCGGCGCTCCGACACGTTCTGGGTGCACCTGCTGTCCGGCGGCACCGAGATCTCGTGCGGCGCGCTCCAGCGCACCGCCGCCGAGCGGCAGGCGCTGCTGCTGAACAAGCTGGCCAGGACCAACCGGGTGCTGTCGGTGACGGCCCACCGGACGCTGCACACGTTCGTCGGCGGGCGGGTCGGCTGGGCCGGGCTCGCCGCGCTCTCCGCCGACCAGGTGGCGCACCTGGAGGCGGGCCGCGGGTACGCCAGGCACGCCGCCACGGACGAGCCGATCACGCTCGGCCCCGGCGACGACGCGCTGCTCCAGGCGCTGTCGCGGGACGGCCGGGCGGCCCACGCCGACCTGGCGGCGGCCACCGGCTGGTCGGAGTCGACGGTCAGGCGCCGCATGGAGCACCTGTGCGCGGCCGGAGCGCTCTTCTTCGACATGGACGTGCTGCCCACCCTCCTCGGCTACCAGGTGGAGGCGCAGCTCTGGATGTCGGTGCCGCCCGCCGAGCTGGACGCGACCGGGCACGCCCTCGCCCGCCACCCGGAGGTGGCCTTCGCGGGCGCCGCCACCGGCCCCCACAACCTGGCGGCCAGCATCGTGTGCCGCGACGACGCGGCCTTCTACCGCTACCTGACCGAGGACCTGGGCGCGCTGCCCGCGATCCGGCAGATCGAGACCGCGCCCATCATCCGCACGATCAAACGTGCCGGGGCGCAGCTTCCCCTGTGA
- a CDS encoding endo-1,4-beta-xylanase, which yields MKPLILAMALVLAVPLPAQAHPRQPRDLRELAQQTGIRIGTAVDVASLRDEADYRKVLNREFSHVTAENAMKWESVEPERGTYTWQDADAVVANALRHDQKIRGHNLVWHNQLPAWLTTGVENGTIGDAELRDILRDHIMTEARRYRGKIRAWDVVNEVVDDDGNLRQSIWLTHLGPGYIADAFRWAHRADPHAKLYLNDYNIEWNTAKIETTYTLIKDLKAQGVPIHGIGFQGHLGIQYDYPGDWPAVMRRFADLGLEVAVTEMDVRMVLPVTPEKLATQADYYRRALSGCLSVSACREFTVWGFTDRHSWVPGWFDGEGAACLFDENYAPKPAYQALLSVKRG from the coding sequence GTGAAGCCCCTCATCCTCGCGATGGCGCTCGTCCTCGCCGTCCCGCTCCCCGCCCAGGCCCACCCCAGGCAGCCCCGCGACCTGCGCGAGCTGGCGCAGCAGACCGGCATCAGGATCGGCACCGCGGTGGACGTCGCCTCCCTGCGCGACGAGGCCGACTACCGCAAGGTGCTCAACCGCGAGTTCTCCCACGTCACGGCCGAGAACGCGATGAAGTGGGAGTCCGTCGAGCCGGAACGGGGCACCTACACCTGGCAGGACGCCGACGCCGTCGTCGCGAACGCCCTGCGGCACGACCAGAAGATCCGCGGCCACAACCTGGTGTGGCACAACCAGCTACCGGCCTGGCTCACCACCGGCGTCGAGAACGGCACGATCGGCGACGCCGAGCTCAGGGACATCCTCCGCGACCACATCATGACCGAGGCCCGCCGCTACCGGGGCAAGATCCGCGCCTGGGACGTGGTGAACGAGGTGGTGGACGACGACGGCAACCTGCGGCAGAGCATCTGGCTCACCCACCTCGGCCCAGGCTACATCGCCGACGCCTTCCGCTGGGCCCACCGCGCGGACCCGCACGCCAAGCTCTACCTCAACGACTACAACATCGAGTGGAACACCGCCAAGATCGAGACCACGTACACGCTGATCAAGGACCTCAAGGCGCAGGGCGTGCCCATCCACGGCATCGGCTTCCAGGGCCACCTCGGCATCCAGTACGACTACCCGGGCGACTGGCCCGCCGTCATGCGCCGCTTCGCCGACCTCGGCCTGGAGGTCGCCGTCACCGAGATGGACGTGCGCATGGTGCTGCCGGTCACCCCCGAGAAGCTGGCCACCCAGGCCGACTACTACCGGCGGGCGCTCAGCGGCTGCCTGAGCGTGAGCGCCTGCCGCGAGTTCACCGTGTGGGGCTTCACCGACCGCCACTCGTGGGTGCCCGGCTGGTTCGACGGCGAGGGCGCGGCCTGCCTGTTCGACGAGAACTACGCGCCCAAGCCCGCCTACCAGGCCCTGCTGAGCGTCAAGCGGGGCTAG
- a CDS encoding MFS transporter codes for MTTLRTPETAARAGWQPLVAACLGAFMLLVDVTIVMVALPPIAADLRMSFSDTQWLLDGYALALAALLLAAGSVADHAGRRRVYLAALAVFALASLACGIAPDGALLLAARVVQGAGGAAMMATTLALISATYHGRRRGIAFGVWGGVNGAAAAVAPVLGGLLTEHLHWRAIFLVNLPISLAAAWLTLRSVPESRLPGEKGRPDWAGMATFTVAAGALTYGLIEAGQHGWAAARTLVPLGAAAVALAAFLAVELRSPRPMLDLRLFRNRSFSGIMAGAGLLMPAAFACLAFTSLWLQQVLALGPVMAGVALSPMAATSLVVSVAAARLFPRLSPRAAVGGGLLLIGAGAFLQGRLGPDTAWTALAPGLVVTGIGVGLAIPALSSAAMAAVPPHRAGMAAGAVNTVRQLGYALGVAVLGLLYQGAGRAAYAALNEVYLVSGVTGVAAGLLVLAAVRGRAR; via the coding sequence ATGACTACCTTGCGCACCCCGGAGACCGCCGCGCGGGCGGGCTGGCAGCCGCTCGTCGCGGCCTGCCTCGGGGCCTTCATGTTGCTCGTGGACGTGACCATCGTCATGGTCGCCCTCCCCCCGATCGCCGCCGACCTGCGCATGTCGTTCAGCGACACGCAATGGCTGCTCGACGGCTACGCGCTGGCCCTGGCCGCGCTGCTGCTGGCCGCCGGGTCCGTCGCCGACCACGCCGGGCGGCGGCGGGTCTACCTGGCGGCGCTGGCGGTGTTCGCGCTGGCCTCGCTGGCCTGCGGGATCGCGCCGGACGGCGCGCTGCTGCTGGCGGCCAGGGTGGTGCAGGGGGCCGGCGGCGCGGCCATGATGGCCACGACGCTCGCCCTGATCAGCGCCACCTACCACGGGCGGCGGCGGGGCATCGCCTTCGGCGTGTGGGGCGGCGTGAACGGCGCCGCCGCGGCCGTCGCCCCCGTGCTCGGCGGCCTGCTCACCGAGCACCTGCACTGGCGGGCCATCTTCCTGGTGAACCTGCCGATCAGCCTGGCCGCGGCCTGGCTGACGCTGCGCTCGGTGCCGGAGTCGCGGCTGCCCGGGGAGAAGGGGCGGCCGGACTGGGCGGGCATGGCGACGTTCACCGTGGCGGCGGGGGCGCTGACGTACGGGCTGATCGAGGCCGGGCAGCACGGCTGGGCGGCGGCGCGGACGCTCGTGCCGCTCGGCGCCGCCGCGGTGGCGCTGGCCGCGTTCCTCGCCGTCGAGCTGCGCAGCCCACGGCCCATGCTGGACCTGCGGCTGTTCCGCAACCGGTCGTTCAGCGGGATCATGGCCGGGGCCGGGCTGCTCATGCCGGCCGCGTTCGCCTGCCTGGCCTTCACCTCGCTGTGGCTGCAGCAGGTGCTGGCGCTCGGGCCGGTGATGGCGGGGGTGGCGCTGTCGCCGATGGCGGCCACGTCCCTGGTGGTCTCGGTGGCCGCCGCCCGGCTGTTCCCCCGGCTGTCGCCCCGGGCGGCCGTCGGCGGCGGGCTGCTGCTCATCGGGGCGGGCGCGTTCCTCCAGGGCCGGCTGGGGCCGGACACGGCCTGGACGGCGCTCGCGCCCGGCCTGGTGGTGACCGGGATCGGCGTGGGCCTGGCGATCCCCGCGCTCAGCTCGGCCGCCATGGCCGCCGTGCCGCCGCACCGGGCCGGGATGGCGGCCGGCGCGGTCAACACGGTGCGGCAGCTCGGCTACGCGCTCGGCGTCGCGGTGCTCGGCCTGCTGTACCAGGGGGCGGGGCGGGCGGCGTACGCGGCGCTGAACGAGGTGTACCTGGTCAGCGGGGTGACCGGGGTGGCGGCGGGGCTGCTGGTGCTCGCCGCCGTGCGCGGCCGTGCGCGCTAG
- a CDS encoding AAA family ATPase — MRRYILTGAPGAGKTAILRRLEQDGYAVVEEAATDVIALRQAEGEAEPWTRPSFIEEVLALQLRRRERAAALPGGGPQVHDRSPVCTYALARFLGHPVPPALSTALDRLRAGRGYEEEVFFVENLGFVAPTGARRITFEESLRFERVHRDAYARFGHTCLPVPAGPLPERAAAVRARLAAAR, encoded by the coding sequence ATGAGGCGTTACATCCTGACCGGCGCACCCGGCGCGGGGAAGACGGCCATCCTGCGCCGGCTGGAGCAGGACGGCTACGCCGTCGTCGAGGAGGCGGCCACCGACGTCATCGCCCTGCGGCAGGCCGAGGGCGAGGCCGAGCCGTGGACGCGGCCGTCCTTCATCGAGGAGGTGCTGGCGCTCCAGCTCCGCCGCCGGGAGCGGGCCGCCGCCTTGCCCGGCGGCGGGCCGCAGGTCCACGACCGCTCGCCGGTGTGCACGTACGCGCTGGCCCGCTTCCTTGGCCATCCCGTCCCGCCGGCCCTGTCCACGGCGCTGGACCGCCTGCGGGCCGGGCGCGGCTACGAGGAGGAGGTGTTCTTCGTCGAGAACCTGGGCTTCGTGGCCCCGACCGGCGCGCGCCGGATCACCTTCGAGGAGTCGCTGCGCTTCGAGCGCGTCCACCGGGACGCCTACGCCCGCTTCGGCCACACCTGCCTGCCGGTCCCCGCGGGCCCGCTGCCGGAGCGCGCCGCGGCGGTCAGGGCGCGCCTCGCAGCCGCACGGTGA
- a CDS encoding WGR domain-containing protein codes for MTYLELSEDGGGSHKFYEVIVAGTDVTITYGRIGESGQSKVTSFPTAAKAQAAAAKKVAEKTRKGYAPAVRGVRQRRAVTRRVIASTRSTAQQAPVLWRFDSGAPAFGIFVDGERCWAGNQDGDVYTVTHSGTVTGRFRLPDGVKCIVADDFWIYAGCDDGRVYDLSGKAPRAAYDIAADVDIYWLDIHDGVLGVSDRGGRVTAIDYEDEFQWARSDGGNSAWMVRCDADSAYYGHSRGVARYDLADGSRIWENRSVDHVLFGWQEEHSVYAGTARRTVHRLAKGDGRVEAVYQCDGAVYSCATSPGGRHVFAGDNQSSIYCFDASGERLWKLGTGCGSALSMQYLDERLYIVTTDGTLACVDASEAAIAAARSGTVPQAVDVKAAASLPAVEPTAVVETVVATAAGAGDGVVVECVSEGGRLRVRVVSPGFEPWHVQFPKDIREPGARYLVEGLRSAGRGGFYRAYGEIRRLL; via the coding sequence ATGACCTACCTGGAGCTGTCGGAGGACGGCGGCGGTTCGCACAAGTTCTACGAGGTGATCGTGGCGGGCACCGACGTCACGATCACCTACGGCCGCATCGGCGAGAGCGGCCAGAGCAAGGTCACGTCCTTCCCCACCGCGGCCAAGGCCCAGGCCGCCGCGGCCAAGAAGGTCGCGGAGAAGACCCGCAAGGGCTACGCGCCGGCCGTGCGCGGCGTCCGCCAGCGCCGCGCCGTCACCCGCCGGGTCATCGCCAGCACCCGCTCCACCGCCCAGCAGGCCCCGGTGCTGTGGCGCTTCGACAGCGGCGCCCCCGCCTTCGGCATCTTCGTGGACGGCGAGCGCTGCTGGGCCGGCAACCAGGACGGCGACGTCTACACCGTCACCCACTCCGGCACCGTGACCGGCCGCTTCCGGCTGCCGGACGGCGTCAAGTGCATCGTGGCCGACGACTTCTGGATCTACGCCGGCTGCGACGACGGCCGCGTGTACGACCTCAGCGGCAAGGCGCCGCGGGCCGCGTACGACATCGCCGCCGACGTGGACATCTACTGGCTCGACATCCACGACGGCGTGCTCGGCGTCTCCGACCGCGGCGGCCGGGTCACCGCGATCGACTACGAGGACGAGTTCCAGTGGGCGCGCTCCGACGGCGGCAACTCGGCCTGGATGGTCCGCTGCGACGCCGACTCCGCCTACTACGGCCACTCGCGCGGCGTCGCCCGCTACGACCTCGCCGACGGCTCCCGGATCTGGGAGAACCGGAGCGTGGACCACGTGCTGTTCGGCTGGCAGGAGGAGCACTCGGTGTACGCCGGCACCGCCCGCCGCACCGTGCACCGGCTGGCCAAGGGCGACGGCCGCGTGGAGGCCGTCTACCAGTGCGACGGGGCCGTCTACTCCTGCGCCACCTCGCCCGGCGGGCGGCACGTCTTCGCGGGCGACAACCAGTCCTCGATCTACTGCTTCGACGCCTCCGGCGAGCGGCTGTGGAAGCTCGGCACCGGCTGCGGGTCTGCGCTCTCGATGCAGTACCTCGACGAGCGGCTCTACATCGTCACCACGGACGGCACGCTGGCCTGCGTGGACGCGAGCGAGGCGGCCATCGCGGCGGCCCGGTCCGGCACCGTCCCGCAGGCGGTGGACGTCAAGGCCGCCGCTTCGCTCCCGGCCGTCGAGCCGACCGCCGTGGTGGAGACGGTGGTCGCGACGGCCGCCGGAGCGGGCGACGGCGTGGTGGTGGAGTGCGTCAGCGAGGGCGGGCGGCTGCGCGTGCGCGTGGTGAGCCCCGGCTTCGAGCCGTGGCACGTGCAGTTCCCCAAGGACATCCGCGAGCCGGGCGCGCGCTACCTCGTCGAGGGGCTGCGCTCGGCCGGGCGCGGCGGCTTCTACCGCGCCTACGGCGAGATCCGCCGCCTCCTCTAG